A region of Pseudocalidococcus azoricus BACA0444 DNA encodes the following proteins:
- a CDS encoding inositol monophosphatase family protein — MSNSPLMMNPENADFWPQVVEFCQALTARVGTTLLKEFSQVQREQKADGSLVTSGDRWADQELTAAIQKAFPDHGILSEEGNPIFPAEDWAWIIDPIDGTTNFAHGLPIWCVALALCYKGYPVFGYVAVPPLGQNFHGFWQAPNYPDGAFLNGQPIQTSSASPGPQEFFSLCARSTAVISQASLSHLGPIPAKIRMLGSASYNFLTVAAGYTLGAVEKTPQIWDIAPAWPIVKAANGAVIWLNQAQLFPLIPGQSLHNQPQSTLMAANPNIGDYFLPWLNCLTCD; from the coding sequence ATGAGCAATTCACCCCTCATGATGAACCCTGAAAATGCTGATTTTTGGCCGCAAGTGGTGGAGTTTTGCCAGGCCTTGACGGCACGGGTGGGGACTACGTTGCTTAAGGAGTTTAGCCAAGTTCAACGGGAGCAGAAGGCGGATGGTAGTTTAGTAACCAGTGGAGATCGTTGGGCTGATCAGGAATTAACCGCGGCGATTCAAAAGGCATTTCCGGATCACGGCATTCTCAGTGAAGAAGGCAACCCTATTTTTCCGGCTGAAGACTGGGCTTGGATTATTGATCCCATTGATGGAACAACTAATTTTGCCCACGGTTTGCCCATTTGGTGTGTGGCTTTAGCACTTTGTTACAAAGGGTATCCTGTCTTTGGTTATGTGGCAGTTCCCCCCTTAGGGCAAAACTTTCATGGCTTTTGGCAGGCTCCCAATTATCCCGATGGGGCGTTTTTGAATGGTCAACCGATCCAGACAAGCTCGGCTTCACCCGGCCCTCAGGAGTTCTTTAGTTTATGTGCCCGGAGTACCGCTGTGATCAGCCAGGCCAGCCTTAGCCATCTGGGCCCTATCCCCGCGAAGATCAGAATGTTAGGTTCAGCTAGTTACAATTTTCTGACCGTAGCCGCTGGTTATACCCTGGGGGCGGTGGAAAAAACTCCACAAATCTGGGATATTGCCCCGGCCTGGCCGATTGTCAAGGCTGCGAATGGTGCAGTGATTTGGCTTAATCAGGCGCAACTTTTTCCCCTCATCCCGGGCCAGTCTCTCCACAATCAACCCCAGTCAACTCTGATGGCAGCAAACCCCAACATTGGTGACTATTTTTTACCTTGGCTAAATTGTCTGACCTGTGATTAA